In Tribolium castaneum strain GA2 chromosome 8, icTriCast1.1, whole genome shotgun sequence, the genomic window tttttggcACGACCTGAATCGCTTTCGTCTTCTTCGCTGTCGTATTCGTCGAGAGAATCGCCTTCTGGCTCTTGTTCTTCTTCCACTTCTTCCGGTTCGGAGGCTTCGCGAGCCTCAGAACTGCAAGAATGgttaaaatcaaacaattatttttattgaaattaataggaaaaatagaaaaacaagataattttgaaagttggaagacttaaaataaactaatcagaaagaaaaaacgagacaaaaaaaacaataaataataatgtcaTTGTCAacccgattttttaaaattattttcgatgaTACTTCTCtgaataataaagttttgtaGGTTTTATATTACAAGTTATGGTTTAACCAgcattttaaaccaaattttttaacgaaatgtcGAGAAATTATtgcgtttttggcaaaaaaaaaaacgtcgtgacaaaatgacaaaaaacgTATAGgctgattaataaaaaaacatgcaATTGTAGACTTCAACCTTAGTgaccaaatttattcaaaattatgaCTTAAAAATGCCTTGATTACCGTTTTGTAGATTgaagaactgtcaaaattctttcaaaaataataaaaaagcaaacacaaactttattatgtttttataaaaattgtagcATAGATTGGTCTTTTATGAACGTTGGATAATATTTGTAAGTTTCTCATCGTGATTTTTAACGATTTATTTTgataagatttttaaaaaactgctaaataTCATTTTCCACATAATTTCTTCTGATTTTTCCACTCGTTTTAATAACATCACACAAACGAACCCaatcttttatttcaaaatttcttttaaacactcagcaaagacaaaatttacaagttttttttaataattcgatACTTTATCGGCacattttgacgaaatttcaaCCAACAATTCCTACcatggttaaaaaaatgttcgaacactgaaaaaacgctcaaaaaTTGCAGAAACTAGACTATTTTCCACAcgattttgtcatttttcgagtattttttatcaaattttgtaacataattaaaaaacgtgctaaaaaattcaagatttttcttcaaaatttcttcaaaataatttaatactttacgtttttttctttttttttaataaatttcaagcAACAATTCTTATTATAGCTGAAAAATATGTTCgaatattgaaataattataatatatttttcacaTAATTTAGTCATCTTACgagttatttttgacaaaatgtggcaaaataattgcgtggTTTTTTTTGGTCGAAAAGAAAAAAGCAGAAATAGTATTCCcgacacaattttttatttttatggccCGGTTTAACCAAAGCactcaaaaaactttaatcttTGCTTCAAATTTTCTCAGAGCactcaaaaattacaacatttttaaattaattgaatgttTTATAGGCTTTTTAATGacatttccaaaattaattgctattacaaattttagaaataacaCCAATTTCTGTATAGTACATAATTTTGgctcatttttgacaatattttaaaaaatgattgtttCTGGCAATAAAACGTACTGAAACACtcgaaaaatataactttccaGCTAATAATTTGAGAGTTTTCATGAAATCTGTTAAAAGAAAACGACCAAGAAAGTGGTTAAACGctcaaaaaaagtaataacaaaatttttgtcataattaaaaaaatatcggtttgtttaaaacatgattttgcaaaaatagtgCGCTTCTGCtgaaaaacatattaaaatgcttttttaaaaaaacacaatatcATTTTAATTgctctttgtaaaaaaaaagtgcattaacgttcgacaaagttttttttaaccaagttaaaagacaaaataacaccattttcgaACAAATTGATGCTTTATTggcttttttgaccaaattttctATTACAACTAAACATCAAACACTCAAAAGagacaaaaattatataattttgataaagacaatgttcgaaaaataaattataacaccattttcttcaaattttggCTTAAGACCTTCTATAATTTAATTGACAATAAAACTAaatcggtttatagaagctccattaatttaatccccaattaaatgcgtgattaactgatcacgtgaccaagttgagccaatttgattggtccattcgcgttgttaacttttaacaacgaattaaatttaaatttaaattcaattagcAAAGCTTTCTATTAATAAAACATCCCAATCAAAACGAATTCACGTAATTTCATTTTGTTATCCAACATTTCACATAATTGTACTCCAACGTGAAAAAACAACGTTTTTAAGAGCATTTCTTGCATTGACTGAACTCTTCAAACCAAACCAAATCATGAAGCTACATCATCAAGTCACCTTAGGTCCCCTTAACCCCAAAAACATCTCACAAAAACAGAGACACAACTCAATCCCCATCCTCGTGTAAAACAGCCCGAGCCCCAAAATAACGACCTGAAAACCTTCCACCATATGGAACATACCCAGAACGTGCCGAACGGCTCCCAGATTTGGACCGGGACCGCGACCTGGACCTGGAGCGACTCGGCGACCTTGACCTGCTCCCGCGGGAACTCCTCGACCGCACCGAGCCCGCCTCCGACGCGTTATCAGAGAAATTGCTTCCCTCAGAGTCCGACATTCTCACTTTTGCAAAAACagccaaaaattcacaaattcaCTCAAGTGACGCCATTTTGATCTGATTGATGATGGCGCATGGGACGCGCTACCAACCCCAGATTCAAActtttaatcaattaatcccacgatttaaacacttcgtagaGCGAGTCTAGCAATTAAGcattgaaaattttacacGAAATAGCAGTTAAAAGTGTATAAATAATTGTTCAAGTAACGTTAAAATGCGCAGCAGTCACTTGGTGGGGAACAAAACTCcctaaatttttcttgtttgttgGTCGGATGTCAGttacaaatcaaaataatgGAAGAATTTCCGAAATTAGTGAATTCGCACGATGATTCCGTCATTACAATCAACAATTCATCCGTACGTTTAGAATCACGTAAACCAATCGATGCCTCACGGTTTTTTTCAGTTCTCAATCGGGCGAAGCCTCAGCTGTGATCACATCATTGAGTCCCTCGGTGTTTCCCGATTTCACTGCTTCATTAAGAAGAACGGCGACCGGTGGACGCTCTTCGACCGGGTAAGCGCCCCATCGCCCCCTTGCCCAGTTACCGTTTGCCTACTCTAGAGCACGAATGGAACAATCGTCAACTCCACACTGTACAAATTCAACCAAAGCACCGAACTGAAGGACGGGGACGTGATCAAGTTAGGACCCGACAATTTAGACTTCGTCTTCACTTGTTTTAACCCGCCCAAAAGTAGTGAATCTCACGCCACGCCTTTAAACGAGCAAGATTTCAACGCAATTGAGCGAGAGTTGGAGGTGATAGACGAGGCGCTTTTGCAGGAGTTGGAGGAGCCCTTTGCTGCCGAGGGCGCGCCTCCGGAGGCCAAGCCCCAGCCGGAGCCCAACTCGGAGGATGTAGACACAGAGCTCACTTGTAGCATCTGCTCCGAGCTGTTCATCAAGGCTGTTACACTGAACTGTTCGCACACGTTTTGCAAGTTTTGCATCGATAGGTGGATGAAGAACAAGTCGAATTGTCCCATTTGCCGCAAATCTATCACAAATATCGCGCCGACTCTAGTCCTTGATAATTTTATCGAGAAGTTTATTAAAACGCAAAGTGATGACGTGAAAGAGACGCGGAAAAATCTAATCCAGCAGAGGGAGGAGATGGTTGTTAATATGGCGAGTAGTTCGACTAGGTCTCCAGAGGTGGTGGACGTGGAGCCAGGGCGTGTGATTGAGATTTATTCCGATGATGAGGATTATCTGGATGTGGAAGATGAGGATAGCGATTACAATTATTTAAGTGATGACCATGACTATGATGTGTATGATTGTTACCCGGATAGGCCCAGGGGGAGGTATTATGGGGGCTATGGGAGGTGCTTTATTTGCAACCAGGCCGGGCATTGGGCCAACAGTTGCCCCTTCAAGAGGCTATGAAATGTGTAATTTTGgtagttgtctaattaaatcataaaatgtttgttttttttctattatcttGCTAAAtacaattatgtttttttgtatttttttgtttaatccCAGCTGTGCACTCTAGATCGATGTTTCAGTAACCTCGGCGCCCTCTAGTGAACGATTTTGTAATTTGGTTTAAGTATCTAttggctgtttcaaaactataaaaacgccaatatcgcattttctcttaaattagttttaaaaaaataatagttattgtaatttatagtttccaGGGGCGGatccagaaattaattttggggGGAGGGggcttccaaaaattttttacaatggtGACGCTAtttatttgtacaaaattttacaatgcaaatttatattttttacataaaacacgctatattttgtgcaaaaataatgtaatagaTAATTTCGAGCTTTTCCTtccaataagaaaaaaaggtcaaaataattatcaacATTAACGTAATTTTAGCTAAATTAttctgatagaaaaaaatgttgaattcATTGATTACTCGGTCTGCGTTTGCTCCCATTGAATGAaacatgaaattaaattatattacgAGTGGAAGTGGAGATGAACTTAGGGAGAGATATTTCAAATGTCACGTCTGATCgataataaattaaagcaaTTAAACGTATTAATTATTAGGGAAAGATTTTCGAAATGATGACGTCAAAAAAAAGGTTTAAACCGCATCAAAGATTTATGCAATGTCGCATGCAGCAGTAGTTGATCTAGAGCGCGATGACCGACATCGTCATCCCGTGACGTCATAAGTACACTCGGAACAAATTGACAATTGTTTATTCATATTTTCCCAGCGCACGGAAAGCAGTGGTGGAGGAACAATGGCAAGAGGTGCCAAAGGTCATCTAGTGTGCATATTACGAAAGATTTGCCCCACATTTTAAGATACACTGTGattcaaaaaaagttgaaCTATCGATTGTGCTTATGGACGATCTTTTCGAATCACTCtgtagaattttttcaattttttttggctttaaataaaaaatacctcACTGTATATGTGTAAACAAAGCTTTAATCGAATATGaagcaataaataatatcagattcgattgattttttaatttttagacattttaTTAGTAATTATTACAAGATATGGCTCAAAAATGGACGAATTTTTTGTgcgattgaaaaaaaaattaacaaaaaaatagtttttacctctaaaatttgtttccacacttaaaaaaaatgcttggcCTACTTGtattatttgataaaattttacaaactaATTGCGTTTTGGTCGAAGAACTCGAATGAGACAAGAAATAATGTGGTTAGTTGATTACTGtcttaatttggtgatttttcggcCTGTTTTAGCCAAACCTCAAACAAAAACTGATGAGAATTTAGTTTAACCGAAGATTTCTGTTCAAAAATAACAtagtttttacttaaaaaatgtatattaaCACCGTAAAAAGgcgagatttaaaaaaaacaatgatctGTCTTTCTTCTGACCAAAAAAAGGGTTAAAATAGTTGCttcaattttgtgtttttttggctCTTGAGCTAAAAAAGTACAAGccaagttattaaaaaaaaaacaaaaggttTACTTAAAAAACGAATGAAACGCTTCAAAAA contains:
- the LOC103313396 gene encoding E3 ubiquitin-protein ligase rnf8-B; translated protein: MEEFPKLVNSHDDSVITINNSSFSIGRSLSCDHIIESLGVSRFHCFIKKNGDRWTLFDRSTNGTIVNSTLYKFNQSTELKDGDVIKLGPDNLDFVFTCFNPPKSSESHATPLNEQDFNAIERELEVIDEALLQELEEPFAAEGAPPEAKPQPEPNSEDVDTELTCSICSELFIKAVTLNCSHTFCKFCIDRWMKNKSNCPICRKSITNIAPTLVLDNFIEKFIKTQSDDVKETRKNLIQQREEMVVNMASSSTRSPEVVDVEPGRVIEIYSDDEDYLDVEDEDSDYNYLSDDHDYDVYDCYPDRPRGRYYGGYGRCFICNQAGHWANSCPFKRL